A single window of Paenibacillus sp. SYP-B4298 DNA harbors:
- a CDS encoding S-layer homology domain-containing protein gives MIAKQSSMFKVILAAICVSLAALTGVYMAQADPDRWDSHADTSWYNEMYITFTIDSKEKLAGVAKLVNDGQTADGKEINGFQGRILEIDRNLDLSEYQWVPIGNADRPFKGTLLGENAQVFTLSGMRVISDTSYWGLIGYMDGGTVGGLEFAADGRLQVDAPGRDIYIGAVVGKMTGNSIVHQVTNHLAINADAGAYNMYAGGLVGSAEGTISLSVNDAAVEATGVNSSSGGLVGYSSANGLKVKKSSNSGLVTATSSGAGDSIAGGIVGQSTAVLTMIEESTPIGNSGAVTAVQGVNSYAGGIIGLAGGETDFSEQTSNSGAITVTAADASSSYAGGLAGAITAPQQQELFQVQFASSGAVSTNGASRAHTGGLFGKVEGNMTWNRNFTNTVPITVTGASELYTGGLIGRMTGNLTFTGKAGNSALVSVSGGANEVYTGGLIGFGASRVLLDNSDPQAYVNSGELQVTAGSGVATGGIISNLAYSSTAGTAPTNVHSIGNITVNGQTKLYTGGYIGLVDSAVAADTAINGAVYTNEIKVEAAQSDSNSRVSTGGVVGEYIGGDGVKNTAFKGKLDVVGQAGSYTGGIIGYMQGSTISHTVIGNTNDQYASITADAVLGGVAGYADGTIEETQVSYIALAGRPSQVVAGGVAGLAQGTITNAVVGDVNHDASHSVTIAADLAAAPAGSDEFAAGGVIGRNSDNLTLSDIEVARIQLVTEPGRSGYTFGAVAGELTEKATAGSKEQPLNIHDIAFTVQAANSYIGGAAGRNNSAKLHAVAERLELQTAGEQVRIGGIAAVNTATLLPDNTLLSVQDSELGSTGASSILGGLFAEQHGEVVGTTMQQDVEEQEQIVLADRVRLVSTAADNKLGGVAGWNTGVLADTRTSNIVIHASGARVEAGGIAGRMETVDGGVLASITRANALAGEETLLTAAGADGHVGGLVGYIKNARLADSRAAAIIPDYVALSVQGTGVSAGALAGTAEDSVMIGNAVKINAENVLLTTSAAATNARAGGLVGTSLRTQLEKLVGYKVNLVLNGTDAEAGGIVGYNLGSNNKVITGTYVTELNLRANAAAQRLVAGGFIGRNAQRAGDTVPDPAAGVSTIQSSRVAGSIQSSAPLTVAGGMAGENNSLIANNSITDKNPLTLKGNQSIAGGLVGVNKGTGVLYYTYTNANLAIEGTGTLTGGLVGHNEQNGRIIASYIDNDVTSKANGTASEPVFTGGLVGRNSGIINKSYAVAKVTSEGAYTMTGGLVGEQLSGSIDNSYSGKSVHALQQNSYAGGLIGRIVAGQISYAYSASQVVASSEAYAGGFAGRYDNASRELLFKSYYIKDEDKLINKDLSDFADGNHRFLNAHGRLSTILAGQLENRDVFPGLSGWDFTNTWKYGSLSAQYKYPELIRTANSGGGSSEEVNTNLRWYLLDKDAVTFEIGTEAELAGLAAIVNGTVPGEDAFSFEGRTIRITKPIHIQSLQWVPIGDTIAHGFQGTLDGGKHLIDGLTVQPEHIYGGLFGVIGDKAEVKNVTLEPLHVAGQQATGSLVGLNKGTINKIDIRLLNGATVSGKHAGGAVGENEGTLEAVIKVTIDGGSEVKSQVPGAIAGGVVGVNRQSLQGSVLEVHAVEGTVSAQASGGYAGGVIGEQTGDLTGFELKLEPSYKVQADGEGSAAGGIVGHYASGKAQDIKLELLGQVKAAGDGSAAGGAFGYSEPNNVIADLIVVTTSGSETPQVVGDYYVGGAVGFKEGSGTAALDAERVKVQELFIEGQSTTRTPIIGGVAGGLSQAAAEELVSNAVIHASGPSPSVGGIVGWSDNSIVSKATVVPHIKVSALSGEAAAGGVIGRSESADLNKRFDFGRLIPFYYGIYQADVQQGSIELAMDAATGNSHTGGLIGYNQQTSVYYSQTAASLKATGGTELAAGGAVGTNLGGILVHVKSSGGVDAAGGTVLSVGGVVGRTDGGEIHYSEAKAAGEAKVTAGQAVTRPGRMPVAQIGGFVGKGDNTKMTHSYADIPVQVEDSNQDNTMYTGGFAGLLGDASTQQALISDAYAKGNVTVKGITGAYTGGFAGSVDQYMIKQAYASGNVHNTGFDTRSGGFAGAVERYASIDNAYALSDKVETIGINHATNAYAGGFAGYNDGKLKQVYAGVPTITINVSGANVYRGALIGYQFRQGAITESTYSGTLNPIGYNLGQSSSVAAVPASDMGAVRGWSYEVDTLFLTGKQENGLVIGSAPQLAGAVLLYNADTGLTYYKLFDRTAADKPEFALLTLSADIDWSGRAWTPFDRFTGVWDGAGHIISGLSITGEVDAEQAAGFIAIHEGTLKNIRFDQPKVVVTGKGHTGVAAGTTGAEALISGVVIEQADIKGNGPTGAVVGSNSGTISQTKVTGLKLESTGVAGGLAGHNLGKLESSQVEGKLSSSGEYTGGAVGVNEGEIAGLEATVAIDVTSATQPQYVGGIAGLNQGELGNSQVNGTISSGAAYTGGAAGVNEGTIDQVTISGVIRSAAAAPQQLVRAGGVTADNRAAGSISHSFSYADVLVTAAEAQAGGLSGSNEGAISYSYNSGRVEAQGTAKAWAGGIAGYAAAGEMNNTVSTGEIIAAVNGKVISGQTFYGGLAGQKADAAVIGNSVYNKQQLKNDTAYYSSAAKQVAGTNAAAQGLTAKALTAGQLPVQLDATKWTATAGFYPQLTAYAGSTRSKLSAAAVVLDVKDSINKIRSAFGLTADGQLVWSADPAKAEIEQAGEAVQGTLKGTGSITFKVAAGNQQRELVLNTPVVPYSETAKTPYVVSGDNNFLEKTSIVLAVDEPGAKLYYTLDGTEPSDESSLYSGPIELSKTTELKVVAMVSEKEPSQILSQTWTRHQPVYGSGGFGPIMPEKPKDEPVVVGARSGQKTVSSTSEEPVTIARNSKLVLTAPAGQIIYYTTDGSTPTTSSKQYTGEIIITGKMTIKAITSKDNRVVTMNYEVDNADYALKKNAAEIKYISGYSNNTFKPNASMTRYELVTALAPLIDKEDVTVANLFSDVKANQADQIAFFTSAGIVQGYPDGTFGGDKPLTRAEFVVTLSRVLHLNPGAAAKEASAPLFSDLEGHWAAGYVKAFVEAGYVKGFPDGTFRPDSKLSRAEAVVLINRITGSAKQSQPEKFTDVLPSHWAYEDIMAVVKP, from the coding sequence ATGATAGCGAAGCAATCCTCGATGTTTAAGGTTATCCTTGCGGCAATCTGCGTGTCATTGGCTGCTTTGACGGGCGTATATATGGCTCAGGCCGATCCCGACCGATGGGACAGCCATGCAGATACGAGCTGGTACAACGAGATGTATATTACATTTACGATTGATTCCAAGGAGAAGCTGGCTGGTGTCGCCAAGCTGGTCAATGACGGCCAGACGGCGGACGGCAAGGAGATTAACGGGTTCCAAGGAAGAATTCTGGAAATTGATCGCAATCTGGATCTGTCTGAATACCAGTGGGTTCCCATCGGCAACGCTGACCGCCCATTCAAGGGCACGCTGCTGGGTGAGAACGCGCAAGTATTTACACTCTCCGGCATGAGGGTGATCAGCGACACCAGCTACTGGGGGCTGATTGGATATATGGACGGCGGAACGGTTGGCGGACTGGAGTTCGCCGCTGACGGACGTCTACAGGTGGATGCGCCTGGCAGAGATATTTATATTGGCGCAGTTGTCGGCAAGATGACTGGCAACAGCATCGTGCACCAGGTGACGAACCATCTGGCGATTAATGCCGATGCTGGAGCATACAACATGTATGCGGGTGGTCTGGTCGGCTCTGCTGAAGGAACGATCTCGCTGTCTGTGAATGATGCGGCAGTGGAGGCGACAGGGGTTAATAGCTCCTCGGGCGGCCTCGTCGGTTATTCCAGCGCGAATGGATTGAAGGTGAAGAAAAGCTCGAACAGCGGTCTGGTTACGGCCACGAGCTCAGGCGCAGGCGATAGCATAGCCGGGGGCATCGTCGGCCAATCGACGGCTGTGCTGACCATGATTGAGGAATCGACACCCATCGGCAACAGCGGCGCGGTTACTGCCGTTCAGGGCGTGAACAGCTATGCTGGGGGGATTATCGGTCTGGCGGGTGGCGAGACGGACTTCTCGGAGCAGACCTCCAATAGCGGAGCGATCACTGTCACTGCTGCTGACGCTTCCTCCTCCTATGCAGGCGGTCTTGCAGGAGCCATCACTGCACCGCAGCAGCAGGAGCTGTTCCAGGTGCAATTTGCAAGTAGTGGCGCGGTGAGCACGAATGGCGCGAGCCGTGCTCATACGGGTGGTCTCTTCGGCAAGGTCGAGGGCAATATGACCTGGAATCGCAATTTTACCAATACAGTCCCGATTACAGTTACCGGAGCATCCGAGCTGTACACCGGTGGCTTGATTGGCCGGATGACTGGCAACCTTACCTTTACCGGCAAGGCAGGCAACAGTGCGCTCGTGTCGGTAAGCGGCGGAGCGAATGAGGTCTATACCGGTGGTCTGATCGGCTTCGGCGCAAGCCGTGTGCTGCTCGACAACAGCGATCCGCAAGCGTATGTGAACAGCGGGGAGCTGCAAGTCACAGCAGGCAGCGGAGTGGCCACTGGGGGGATTATCTCCAACCTGGCTTATTCCAGCACAGCCGGCACGGCTCCGACGAATGTTCACAGCATCGGTAATATTACGGTGAACGGGCAGACCAAGTTGTATACAGGCGGCTACATTGGCCTGGTAGACAGCGCAGTTGCTGCGGATACTGCGATTAATGGAGCTGTCTACACGAACGAGATTAAGGTAGAGGCTGCTCAATCGGACAGCAACAGCCGTGTAAGTACAGGTGGCGTTGTCGGGGAATACATCGGCGGCGATGGCGTGAAGAATACGGCGTTCAAAGGGAAGCTGGATGTTGTCGGCCAGGCAGGGTCTTATACCGGCGGCATCATCGGTTATATGCAAGGAAGCACCATATCTCATACGGTCATTGGCAATACAAACGACCAATATGCTTCCATTACAGCAGATGCTGTATTGGGCGGCGTTGCCGGTTATGCAGATGGCACGATTGAAGAGACGCAGGTCAGCTATATTGCGCTTGCGGGTCGTCCAAGCCAAGTGGTTGCCGGGGGCGTGGCAGGTCTGGCTCAAGGCACGATCACCAACGCTGTAGTCGGCGATGTGAACCATGATGCAAGCCATAGTGTGACGATTGCTGCCGATCTGGCCGCGGCGCCTGCGGGCAGCGACGAGTTCGCCGCTGGCGGCGTCATCGGACGCAACTCGGACAATCTGACGCTTAGCGACATCGAGGTGGCGCGAATCCAATTGGTTACAGAGCCAGGAAGAAGCGGCTACACCTTCGGTGCGGTGGCTGGAGAGCTGACAGAGAAGGCAACGGCAGGCTCCAAGGAGCAGCCGTTGAATATTCACGATATAGCCTTTACGGTGCAGGCCGCTAACAGTTATATCGGTGGCGCGGCAGGCCGCAACAATTCGGCCAAGCTGCACGCAGTGGCAGAGAGGCTGGAACTGCAGACAGCCGGCGAGCAGGTACGTATAGGGGGCATCGCGGCCGTCAATACGGCGACCTTGCTGCCGGACAATACGCTGCTGAGCGTGCAGGATAGCGAGCTGGGAAGCACAGGCGCAAGCAGCATACTGGGCGGCCTGTTCGCCGAGCAGCATGGCGAGGTAGTGGGCACAACCATGCAGCAAGACGTAGAGGAGCAAGAGCAGATCGTGCTGGCTGACCGCGTTCGTCTCGTCTCGACAGCGGCAGATAATAAGCTGGGCGGCGTAGCGGGATGGAATACGGGCGTGCTGGCAGATACACGCACCAGCAATATCGTTATTCATGCGAGCGGAGCGCGCGTGGAGGCAGGCGGTATCGCAGGCCGCATGGAGACGGTAGACGGTGGCGTGCTGGCGTCGATTACAAGAGCGAATGCGCTGGCTGGCGAGGAGACCCTCCTGACGGCGGCAGGAGCGGATGGGCATGTAGGCGGACTGGTCGGCTACATCAAGAACGCCAGGCTGGCAGACTCGCGCGCGGCAGCCATCATCCCGGATTATGTAGCGCTCTCTGTACAGGGAACGGGTGTATCGGCAGGTGCGCTTGCTGGTACAGCAGAGGATTCCGTCATGATCGGCAACGCAGTGAAGATCAATGCGGAGAATGTACTGTTGACGACCTCGGCTGCCGCAACGAATGCCCGTGCAGGGGGACTCGTCGGAACGAGCCTTCGCACACAGCTTGAGAAGCTGGTTGGCTATAAGGTGAATCTGGTGCTTAATGGCACTGATGCCGAAGCAGGTGGCATCGTCGGCTACAATCTGGGCTCTAATAATAAGGTTATTACAGGCACCTATGTGACGGAGCTTAATCTGCGTGCCAATGCTGCGGCGCAGCGCCTCGTAGCAGGCGGATTCATCGGCCGCAATGCGCAGCGCGCAGGCGACACGGTTCCTGATCCGGCTGCCGGGGTGAGCACGATTCAGAGCAGCCGCGTGGCGGGCAGCATTCAGAGCAGCGCGCCGCTGACGGTGGCGGGCGGCATGGCGGGCGAGAACAACAGCCTGATTGCCAACAACAGCATTACCGACAAAAATCCGCTCACGCTTAAAGGCAACCAATCGATAGCGGGCGGTCTGGTCGGCGTCAATAAAGGGACAGGCGTATTGTACTATACGTACACCAATGCCAACCTGGCTATTGAAGGCACAGGCACACTGACCGGCGGTCTCGTTGGTCATAACGAACAGAACGGTCGCATCATTGCTTCTTATATTGACAATGATGTAACCAGCAAAGCGAACGGCACCGCTAGCGAACCGGTATTTACCGGTGGTCTGGTCGGGCGCAATAGCGGAATCATCAATAAATCATACGCTGTAGCGAAGGTGACCTCCGAGGGAGCCTATACGATGACTGGTGGTCTCGTCGGCGAGCAGCTATCTGGCTCGATCGACAATTCATACTCGGGTAAATCGGTTCATGCATTGCAGCAGAACTCGTATGCGGGTGGTCTGATCGGACGCATCGTGGCTGGTCAAATATCCTACGCCTACTCAGCTTCCCAGGTTGTCGCTTCCAGTGAGGCGTATGCGGGCGGCTTTGCAGGACGTTATGACAATGCGAGCAGAGAACTGCTGTTCAAGTCGTACTACATCAAAGATGAAGACAAGCTGATCAACAAGGACCTTTCCGATTTTGCAGACGGCAATCACCGCTTCTTGAACGCTCACGGACGGTTGAGCACGATTTTGGCGGGGCAACTGGAGAATCGCGACGTGTTCCCTGGATTGTCGGGCTGGGATTTCACGAATACGTGGAAATACGGCTCGCTCAGCGCACAGTATAAATATCCTGAGCTGATCCGAACCGCGAACAGCGGCGGGGGCAGCAGTGAGGAAGTCAACACCAATCTGCGCTGGTATCTGCTCGACAAGGATGCGGTTACGTTCGAGATCGGCACAGAGGCGGAGCTCGCCGGATTGGCGGCGATCGTCAATGGCACGGTTCCAGGGGAGGACGCCTTCAGCTTCGAGGGCAGAACGATCCGCATTACGAAGCCGATCCATATTCAATCGCTGCAATGGGTGCCGATCGGCGACACGATCGCTCATGGCTTCCAGGGCACGCTGGATGGCGGCAAACATCTGATCGATGGTCTGACGGTACAGCCGGAGCATATCTACGGCGGCCTGTTCGGGGTCATTGGCGACAAGGCTGAAGTGAAGAATGTCACGCTGGAGCCGCTGCATGTGGCAGGCCAGCAAGCGACAGGCAGTCTCGTCGGCCTGAACAAAGGAACGATTAACAAGATAGACATTCGACTACTCAATGGCGCAACCGTCAGCGGCAAGCATGCGGGCGGCGCAGTAGGTGAAAATGAAGGAACACTGGAGGCAGTCATCAAGGTAACGATCGATGGCGGCAGCGAAGTGAAGAGTCAAGTTCCGGGCGCTATCGCCGGCGGCGTAGTTGGTGTCAACCGTCAGTCGCTGCAGGGCAGTGTGCTGGAGGTTCATGCTGTAGAGGGTACCGTTAGCGCGCAAGCGTCAGGCGGCTACGCTGGTGGAGTGATCGGCGAGCAGACAGGCGACCTGACCGGATTCGAGCTGAAGCTGGAGCCGAGCTACAAGGTACAGGCAGATGGCGAGGGCAGCGCTGCTGGCGGCATCGTCGGTCATTATGCTTCCGGCAAGGCACAAGATATCAAGCTGGAGCTGCTGGGCCAAGTGAAGGCAGCAGGCGACGGATCGGCAGCAGGCGGCGCCTTCGGGTACTCCGAGCCGAACAACGTAATCGCTGATCTTATCGTAGTAACCACTTCTGGCAGCGAGACGCCGCAGGTGGTCGGCGACTACTATGTTGGCGGAGCTGTCGGATTCAAGGAAGGTAGTGGAACGGCTGCATTGGATGCCGAGCGTGTGAAGGTTCAGGAGCTGTTCATCGAGGGACAGTCTACGACACGGACGCCGATCATCGGCGGTGTAGCAGGCGGCCTGAGCCAGGCGGCAGCGGAGGAACTGGTCTCGAATGCTGTCATTCATGCCTCAGGGCCAAGCCCGTCAGTGGGAGGCATCGTGGGCTGGAGCGATAACTCTATCGTGAGCAAGGCGACTGTTGTGCCTCATATCAAGGTGAGTGCTCTGTCCGGTGAAGCCGCGGCAGGCGGGGTGATCGGGCGAAGCGAATCTGCCGATCTGAACAAGCGCTTTGACTTTGGCCGACTCATTCCGTTCTACTATGGAATCTATCAGGCAGACGTTCAGCAGGGCTCGATCGAGCTGGCGATGGATGCTGCGACAGGCAATTCGCATACGGGCGGCCTGATCGGATATAACCAGCAGACCTCGGTCTACTATTCGCAGACAGCAGCAAGCCTGAAGGCTACAGGTGGTACAGAGCTTGCGGCAGGCGGCGCCGTGGGGACGAATCTTGGCGGCATTCTCGTACATGTGAAGTCGAGCGGCGGCGTCGATGCTGCAGGCGGAACTGTTCTGTCCGTCGGCGGTGTGGTCGGCAGAACAGATGGCGGAGAGATTCATTACTCGGAGGCCAAGGCGGCAGGCGAAGCGAAAGTAACTGCCGGACAAGCCGTTACCCGTCCAGGCCGGATGCCGGTCGCCCAGATCGGCGGCTTCGTCGGCAAGGGCGACAACACGAAGATGACTCATTCCTACGCCGATATTCCGGTGCAGGTGGAGGACAGCAATCAGGATAATACCATGTATACGGGCGGCTTCGCGGGCTTGCTCGGGGACGCATCGACACAGCAGGCGCTCATCAGCGATGCATATGCCAAGGGCAATGTGACTGTGAAGGGCATCACCGGAGCATATACCGGCGGATTTGCCGGCTCGGTGGATCAGTATATGATCAAGCAGGCGTATGCTTCCGGCAATGTGCATAACACCGGATTCGATACGCGCAGCGGCGGCTTTGCGGGAGCAGTCGAGCGATATGCTTCTATTGATAATGCCTATGCCTTGTCTGACAAGGTGGAGACGATCGGTATCAACCATGCAACCAATGCCTATGCTGGCGGATTTGCTGGATATAATGACGGCAAGCTGAAGCAGGTATATGCGGGTGTGCCAACAATAACGATCAATGTAAGTGGAGCCAACGTATATCGCGGTGCACTCATTGGCTATCAGTTCCGACAAGGAGCTATTACCGAATCTACTTACAGCGGCACACTTAATCCGATTGGCTACAATCTCGGCCAGTCGAGTAGTGTAGCAGCAGTGCCAGCTTCCGATATGGGGGCTGTGCGCGGCTGGAGCTATGAGGTGGATACGCTCTTCCTCACAGGCAAGCAGGAGAACGGTCTGGTGATCGGCTCGGCTCCACAGCTTGCTGGCGCAGTGCTGCTGTACAATGCAGACACCGGATTAACCTATTACAAGCTGTTTGACCGCACAGCCGCGGACAAGCCGGAATTCGCTTTGCTGACGCTGTCGGCAGACATTGACTGGTCGGGCAGAGCATGGACGCCATTTGATCGTTTCACGGGCGTATGGGATGGTGCCGGACATATAATCTCCGGATTGTCTATCACTGGCGAGGTGGATGCCGAGCAAGCAGCGGGTTTCATCGCTATCCACGAAGGCACATTGAAAAATATCCGCTTTGACCAGCCTAAGGTTGTCGTTACAGGTAAAGGTCATACGGGCGTAGCGGCAGGTACAACTGGCGCAGAAGCGTTGATCTCCGGTGTGGTGATCGAGCAAGCGGACATCAAGGGCAATGGACCGACCGGCGCTGTAGTCGGCAGCAACAGCGGCACCATCTCCCAGACGAAGGTCACTGGACTGAAGCTGGAGAGCACTGGTGTTGCGGGCGGACTTGCAGGCCACAACCTGGGCAAGCTGGAGAGCAGCCAGGTAGAGGGCAAGCTCAGCTCAAGCGGGGAATACACGGGCGGAGCAGTCGGCGTGAACGAAGGAGAGATTGCCGGACTTGAGGCGACAGTGGCGATTGACGTGACTTCTGCTACTCAGCCGCAATATGTTGGCGGCATCGCCGGGCTGAACCAGGGCGAGCTTGGCAACAGCCAAGTGAACGGCACGATCAGCTCTGGAGCTGCCTATACAGGCGGAGCGGCTGGCGTGAATGAAGGAACCATCGATCAAGTGACGATCTCCGGCGTTATCCGCAGCGCAGCAGCAGCGCCACAGCAGTTGGTTCGCGCAGGCGGCGTGACGGCGGACAATCGTGCAGCCGGTTCGATCAGCCATAGCTTCTCGTATGCGGATGTGCTGGTTACGGCAGCAGAAGCACAAGCAGGCGGGCTGAGCGGCTCCAACGAGGGAGCGATCAGCTATAGCTATAACAGCGGCCGCGTCGAAGCACAGGGTACAGCGAAGGCCTGGGCAGGCGGCATCGCAGGCTATGCAGCAGCCGGTGAGATGAACAACACCGTGAGCACGGGCGAGATCATCGCCGCAGTGAACGGCAAGGTCATCTCCGGTCAGACCTTCTATGGCGGCCTTGCAGGACAGAAGGCGGACGCAGCCGTCATTGGCAACAGTGTATACAACAAGCAGCAGCTTAAAAACGACACCGCCTACTATAGCAGCGCCGCCAAGCAAGTCGCGGGAACGAATGCGGCTGCACAGGGGCTGACAGCCAAGGCGCTGACCGCAGGCCAGTTGCCGGTGCAGTTGGATGCCACGAAGTGGACAGCGACTGCAGGCTTCTATCCGCAGCTTACCGCCTATGCAGGCAGCACAAGATCGAAGCTGAGTGCTGCGGCTGTAGTGTTGGATGTGAAGGACAGCATCAACAAGATTAGATCGGCCTTCGGACTGACAGCGGATGGGCAGCTCGTATGGAGCGCCGACCCGGCGAAGGCAGAGATCGAGCAAGCAGGCGAGGCTGTACAAGGCACTCTGAAAGGTACAGGCAGCATTACCTTCAAGGTAGCGGCAGGGAACCAGCAGCGCGAGCTTGTACTGAATACTCCTGTTGTTCCTTATTCGGAGACAGCCAAGACACCTTATGTTGTATCTGGTGATAATAACTTCCTGGAGAAGACAAGCATTGTATTGGCCGTTGATGAGCCGGGAGCCAAGCTGTACTACACGCTCGATGGCACGGAGCCAAGCGACGAATCCAGCTTGTACAGCGGCCCGATCGAGCTGAGTAAGACAACCGAGCTCAAGGTGGTTGCGATGGTATCCGAGAAGGAGCCTAGCCAGATTCTCTCACAAACCTGGACGAGACATCAGCCGGTATACGGCTCAGGCGGATTCGGCCCGATCATGCCGGAGAAGCCGAAGGATGAGCCGGTTGTAGTCGGTGCGCGCAGCGGACAGAAGACGGTCAGCTCGACCAGCGAGGAGCCGGTAACGATTGCTCGCAACAGCAAGCTGGTACTGACAGCTCCGGCAGGGCAGATCATCTACTATACGACAGATGGCAGCACGCCGACGACATCCAGCAAGCAATACACAGGCGAGATTATCATTACAGGCAAGATGACGATCAAGGCGATTACAAGCAAGGATAACCGTGTAGTGACGATGAACTATGAGGTAGATAATGCGGACTATGCGCTCAAGAAAAATGCAGCCGAGATCAAATATATTTCCGGCTACAGCAACAACACGTTTAAGCCTAACGCATCGATGACGCGCTATGAATTAGTGACGGCTCTTGCACCGTTGATTGACAAAGAGGATGTTACTGTAGCAAACCTGTTCTCCGATGTGAAGGCAAATCAGGCGGATCAGATCGCATTCTTCACCTCGGCTGGAATCGTACAAGGCTACCCGGATGGTACATTTGGCGGCGATAAGCCGTTGACGAGAGCGGAATTCGTCGTGACTCTCTCTCGTGTGCTGCATCTGAATCCAGGCGCCGCGGCGAAGGAAGCTTCCGCGCCGCTGTTCTCCGACCTGGAAGGTCATTGGGCGGCAGGCTACGTGAAGGCATTTGTTGAAGCAGGCTATGTGAAGGGCTTCCCAGACGGCACCTTCCGCCCGGACAGTAAGCTGTCCAGAGCAGAGGCTGTTGTGCTGATTAACCGCATCACGGGCTCTGCCAAGCAGAGCCAGCCAGAGAAATTTACCGATGTGCTGCCGTCTCACTGGGCCTATGAGGATATTATGGCCGTGGTGAAGCCGTAG
- a CDS encoding LytR/AlgR family response regulator transcription factor — protein sequence MRVYLLDVSESELEYLSAMLQRAAQVEIIGTSSNPIEAMEEIGYLKPDVLFMELHLPELHGIAFAEQITRSLPHLHVVIVTEDRHYALWAFDHQMTDYVLKPFNEERLRRVVRRIRAM from the coding sequence ATGAGAGTATATTTACTAGATGTGAGTGAGTCTGAACTGGAATATCTATCAGCTATGCTGCAAAGAGCAGCGCAGGTTGAAATCATCGGAACATCCTCTAACCCAATCGAGGCAATGGAGGAGATTGGGTATCTGAAGCCGGATGTCCTGTTTATGGAGCTTCACCTTCCTGAGCTGCACGGCATTGCATTTGCGGAGCAAATCACAAGATCCCTCCCCCATTTGCATGTTGTCATTGTGACGGAGGATCGTCATTATGCGTTGTGGGCTTTTGATCATCAGATGACAGATTACGTACTCAAGCCGTTCAATGAAGAACGGTTGAGGCGGGTGGTCAGGCGGATCAGGGCGATGTAG
- a CDS encoding S1 family peptidase: MAMSVRVKLAGVGLLAVALLCGALLFAGATRATAPDKHDAKESYELAQNALLYLRVMNSSDTVKTVGSGVIVSPGGTAVTAYHVVKGGERIEGVLIDGTVIGPIQVQRYDELTDAAILQLPSPKTVKLKGGAYPALPLREPALRHGDRLYALGYPMKDTPIITEGIVSHPGAQVNGRARILTTAAIVSGMSGGPVLDEQGRLSGIISGSMRTMNGIHLVISMEDVRSLLDKK, from the coding sequence ATGGCGATGTCTGTAAGGGTGAAACTTGCGGGGGTAGGCCTGCTTGCAGTTGCGCTGCTGTGCGGAGCGCTGTTATTCGCCGGCGCAACCCGGGCAACGGCCCCGGATAAGCATGATGCGAAGGAGAGCTACGAGCTGGCTCAGAACGCATTGCTCTATCTGCGGGTGATGAACAGTAGCGATACGGTGAAGACCGTCGGCTCTGGCGTCATTGTCAGCCCAGGCGGAACAGCCGTTACGGCGTACCATGTGGTCAAGGGAGGAGAGCGGATCGAAGGGGTGCTCATTGATGGCACCGTCATCGGGCCGATACAGGTTCAGCGCTACGATGAACTGACGGATGCTGCGATCCTGCAGCTTCCCTCTCCCAAGACGGTCAAGCTTAAAGGAGGCGCCTACCCGGCGCTTCCCCTTCGCGAGCCGGCACTGCGGCATGGGGATCGGCTGTACGCCCTAGGCTATCCGATGAAGGATACGCCGATAATTACGGAGGGGATTGTCAGCCATCCCGGTGCGCAGGTGAATGGAAGGGCGCGAATCCTGACAACAGCGGCCATCGTGAGCGGGATGTCGGGCGGCCCTGTGCTCGATGAGCAGGGAAGGCTCAGCGGCATTATTTCCGGTTCGATGCGGACGATGAACGGTATTCATCTGGTCATCTCGATGGAGGACGTCCGCAGCTTGCTAGACAAGAAATAG